The proteins below are encoded in one region of Lactuca sativa cultivar Salinas chromosome 3, Lsat_Salinas_v11, whole genome shotgun sequence:
- the LOC111877717 gene encoding ribonucleoside-diphosphate reductase small chain: MPSIPEEPLLAPNPDRFCMFPIQYPQIWEMYKKAEASFWTAEEVDLSEDQRHWDSLTDGERHFITHVLAFFAASDGIVLENLAGRFMKEVQVAEARAFYGFQIAIENIHSEMYSLLLESYIKDSNEKSRLFRAIETIPCVEKKANWALKWIDGSETFAERIIAFACVEGIFFSGSFCAIFWLKKRGLMPGLTFSNELISRDEGLHCDFACLLYGLLKTKLSEERVKGIVSDAVEIEREFVCDALPCALVGMNGDLMSEYIEFVADRLLGALGYGKLYNAQNPFDWMELISLQGKTNFFEKRVGEYQKASVMSNLNGNGDSHVFKMDEDF, encoded by the coding sequence ATGCCTTCTATCCCTGAAGAGCCTCTTCTTGCTCCAAACCCAGATCGCTTCTGTATGTTCCCAATTCAGTACCCTCAAATTTGGGAAATGTACAAGAAAGCCGAAGCTTCGTTTTGGACAGCCGAAGAGGTCGATTTGTCTGAAGATCAACGTCACTGGGACTCGTTGACAGACGGCGAGAGGCACTTTATCACTCACGTCCTTGCCTTCTTCGCCGCCTCCGATGGCATCGTTTTGGAAAACCTAGCCGGACGATTCATGAAAGAGGTTCAAGTTGCGGAGGCGCGTGCCTTCTACGGATTCCAGATTGCCATCGAGAATATCCACTCCGAGATGTACAGTTTGCTTCTGGAATCCTACATAAAGGACTCTAATGAGAAAAGCAGACTCTTCCGAGCAATCGAGACTATTCCGTGTGTTGAGAAGAAAGCGAATTGGGCTCTCAAATGGATCGATGGCTCGGAGACGTTTGCAGAGCGTATTATCGCTTTCGCTTGCGTTGAAGGGATTTTCTTTTCCGGAAGCTTCTGCGCGATTTTTTGGTTGAAGAAACGTGGGTTGATGCCTGGATTAACCTTCTCGAACGAATTAATCTCGCGAGATGAGGGATTACACTGTGATTTTGCGTGTTTGCTTTATGGGTTACTGAAGACGAAGCTGAGTGAGGAACGAGTCAAGGGAATCGTCTCCGATGCGGTGGAGATTGAAAGAGAGTTCGTCTGCGATGCCTTACCTTGTGCTCTTGTAGGGATGAACGGGGATCTGATGAGTGAATACATCGAATTCGTTGCTGATAGGTTATTGGGTGCATTGGGATATGGGAAATTGTACAATGCCCAGAACCCGTTTGATTGGATGGAACTGATTTCGTTACAGGGGAAGACCAATTTCTTCGAGAAAAGGGTTGGTGAGTATCAGAAAGCTTCTGTGATGTCGAATTTGAACGGAAATGGAGACTCTCATGTTTTCAAAATGGATGAAGATTTCTAA
- the LOC111877718 gene encoding uncharacterized protein LOC111877718, with the protein MLSREQLLHLFDRFSTLTSQNDVKKRIADAVNDNQEAVAVTTAIQEEILKEMGVDPAYGLACLGKINMDYENDRDLMVRFYAFVAKEEMACEEAELGPDEYSERLQMQQTLHSHQLEMLKHMRNYGVDHQSAILEKLRQKMEKEEFENEAFVFSVDEMNEIVENGV; encoded by the exons ATGCTATCAAGAGAACAGTTGCTTCATCTCTTCGATCGATTCTCCACTCTCACATCTCAAAATG ATGTCAAGAAACGAATTGCAGATGCTGTCAACGATAACCAG GAAGCTGTAGCTGTGACCACTGCTATACAGGAGGAAATACTAAAGGAAATGGGAGTTG ATCCAGCTTATGGGCTTGCTTGCTTGGGGAAAATAAACATGGACTATGAAAATGATCGGGATTTAATGGTTCGCTTTTATGCATTTGTAGCAaa GGAAGAAATGGCATGTGAAGAAGCCGAGCTTGGTCCAGATGAATATTCTGAAAGATTGCAAATGCAACAAACGTTACATTCACAT CAATTGGAGATGTTGAAACACATGCGAAACTATGGTGTGGATCATCAGTCTGCTATCTTAGagaag TTAAGGCAGAAAATGGAGAAAGAAGAATTTGAAAATGAAGCATTTGTGTTTTCGGTGGATGAAATGAATGAGATTGTTGAAAATGGAGTGTAA